The sequence ATCGTTTTTCCATTATTTGGTCGGAGAAGGTGGGGCGGTGTCCGACCCGACCTCTGATTTCAAATTACCGAAAAAGGCCAAGCGGCTCCCCAAGGCGCTGACGATCGGCGATACTTTAAAGTTGATCACTTCTCCAAAAGGGAACGATCCCTGGGCTCTGCGGGATTCGGCCCTTCTGGAGTTGCTTTACGCCACCGGGATGAGAGCGTCGGAGCTGACCGACCTCAACCTTGACGATATCAACCTGGAAGTGTCGTTCATCCGCTGTCTGGGAAAAGGGGGGAAAGAACGGGTTGTGCCGGTCGGCAAGGCGGCCTTGAGAGCGATCCGCGATTATCTGGAAAAAGGGCGGCCGCAATTTCCGCAAAAGGAGAAAGAGCCTCTTTTTCTCGATAAGAACGGGCACCGCTTGACCAGGCAGGGGTTATGGCTGATAATTAAAAAGTACGTTAAAAAGCTGGGGATCAGGGGGAAAACTTCGCCGCACACATTGCGGCATTCCTTTGCGACCCACCTGTTGGAGAAAGGGGCCGACCTCCGTTCCGTCCAGGAGATGCTGGGCCACTCTGACATCTCGACGACCCAGATCTATACTTCTGTCTCCCGTGAACGGCTTAAAAAAATGTACAACCAGGCCCACCCAAGGGCTTAAAAAAGGAGTTAAAAGATGTACGATCTAAGTTTTTTTCTGATCGCCCTGCCGATCCTTTTGGTGACGATCACCGTTCATGAGTTCGCTCATGCCTTTGTGGCGGATAAACTGGGGGACCCGACCCCTCGGCTTGCCGGGCGGCTGACCCTCAATCCTTTAAGCCATCTTGACCCGCTTGGTTTTCTTGCCTTGCTCCTGGTCCGTTTCGGCTGGGCCAAGCCGGTCCCGATCAATCCCTATAATTTTCGCGATCCTAAAAAAGGGAGCCTGCTGGTCAGCCTGGCCGGGCCCTTGTCGAATTTTCTTTTAGCCTGGGTCCTG comes from Candidatus Margulisiibacteriota bacterium and encodes:
- the xerD gene encoding site-specific tyrosine recombinase XerD encodes the protein MHESILDFLSFIQVERGYSKNTVVSYQLDLEQFAAFAGAGFPQVERKVVQNYLQHLSEEGFSRASIERKLATLKSFFHYLVGEGGAVSDPTSDFKLPKKAKRLPKALTIGDTLKLITSPKGNDPWALRDSALLELLYATGMRASELTDLNLDDINLEVSFIRCLGKGGKERVVPVGKAALRAIRDYLEKGRPQFPQKEKEPLFLDKNGHRLTRQGLWLIIKKYVKKLGIRGKTSPHTLRHSFATHLLEKGADLRSVQEMLGHSDISTTQIYTSVSRERLKKMYNQAHPRA
- a CDS encoding site-2 protease family protein, yielding MYDLSFFLIALPILLVTITVHEFAHAFVADKLGDPTPRLAGRLTLNPLSHLDPLGFLALLLVRFGWAKPVPINPYNFRDPKKGSLLVSLAGPLSNFLLAWVLAVIFRNLPFINDTFSMVISYAIWINLALAIFNLIPVPPLDGSHVLEYFLPPHQYETMYRLQQYSMLILLGIILFASPILIAIIQFVYSLLV